Proteins encoded in a region of the Nitrospiraceae bacterium genome:
- a CDS encoding toll/interleukin-1 receptor domain-containing protein, translating into MDSIGEVFISYSHDDVNHVQRVLELSNKLRADGIDCVLDQYETSPPEGWPRWMAKKIEDAKYVLMICTETYYKRVMGREEPGKGHGVKWEGNLIYQHIYNAGSENLKFVPVIFEPFHYSYIPTPLQSA; encoded by the coding sequence ATGGATTCAATCGGAGAAGTATTTATTAGCTACAGTCACGACGACGTGAATCACGTTCAACGTGTTCTTGAATTATCCAACAAACTCCGAGCAGACGGTATCGATTGTGTGCTTGACCAATACGAAACGTCACCCCCTGAGGGGTGGCCTCGTTGGATGGCCAAGAAAATCGAAGATGCCAAGTACGTCCTCATGATATGCACAGAGACATACTATAAAAGAGTCATGGGGAGGGAAGAGCCAGGTAAGGGGCATGGTGTCAAGTGGGAGGGTAACTTGATCTACCAGCATATCTATAATGCTGGTTCTGAGAATCTAAAGTTTGTGCCAGTAATTTTCGAGCCCTTCCATTATTCCTATATTCCGACTCCGTTGCAGAGCGCCT
- a CDS encoding methyltransferase domain-containing protein, with the protein MAQRPKQEFRQRELEILKARVSQVEVTRLYDRLAGVYDLWSHLTEAKARRRSLELADVQDGQQVLEVAVGTGMAFVEMVKNNPHGRNVGIDISEGMLEKARRRLREAGCEHYELSVGSALAIQADDHSFDVLLNNYMFDLLEEHDWPMVLKEFHRVLKPGGKLVVVSMTFGEKPGSGFYQRLYQLAPLLMGGCRAVRLSGPLAQFGFVVKVREYVQQLFFPSGVILAIKSDIQPMF; encoded by the coding sequence ATGGCGCAACGACCAAAGCAGGAATTCAGGCAAAGAGAACTGGAAATTCTGAAGGCGAGAGTTTCTCAAGTAGAGGTCACAAGGCTCTATGATCGATTAGCGGGTGTATATGATCTCTGGAGCCATCTGACAGAGGCGAAGGCTCGAAGACGGTCTTTGGAATTGGCAGATGTCCAAGATGGCCAGCAGGTCTTGGAAGTGGCCGTGGGCACGGGGATGGCGTTTGTGGAAATGGTCAAGAATAATCCTCACGGACGGAATGTCGGCATCGACATATCCGAGGGAATGCTCGAGAAGGCCAGACGACGGCTTCGCGAAGCCGGATGTGAACACTACGAGTTGTCAGTGGGCAGCGCCTTGGCAATTCAAGCAGACGACCATTCTTTTGACGTGCTGCTGAATAACTATATGTTCGATCTGTTGGAGGAGCACGATTGGCCGATGGTCCTCAAGGAGTTTCATCGGGTGCTCAAGCCAGGAGGAAAACTGGTTGTCGTCTCCATGACCTTCGGCGAAAAACCAGGGAGTGGATTCTATCAGCGATTATACCAACTCGCGCCCTTGCTGATGGGCGGGTGTCGGGCGGTTCGCCTTTCGGGGCCGCTGGCCCAATTTGGCTTTGTGGTCAAGGTCAGGGAATATGTCCAGCAACTGTTCTTTCCCTCGGGAGTCATTCTTGCCATAAAGTCCGATATCCAACCGATGTTCTAG